The Euleptes europaea isolate rEulEur1 chromosome 2, rEulEur1.hap1, whole genome shotgun sequence genome has a segment encoding these proteins:
- the GUCA1B gene encoding guanylyl cyclase-activating protein 2, with amino-acid sequence MGQHFTNEDGEQPEIDVAELQEWYKKFVVECPSGTLFMHEFKRFFGVQNNQQAESYVENMFRAFDKNGDNTIDFLEYVAALNLVLRGKLEHKLKWTFKVYDKDGNGCIDKNELLEIVEAIYKLKQICQPEDGTEAPHLTPDEVVDRIFQLVDENGDGQLSLDEFMDGARRDKWVMKMLHMDMNPGGWIVAQRKNSLF; translated from the exons ATGGGGCAGCACTTCACTAATGAGGATGGGGAACAACCTGAGATTGATGTGGCTGAACTGCAAGAATGGTATAAAAAATTCGTGGTGGAGTGTCCGAGTGGGACTCTCTTCATGCATGAATTCAAACGCTTCTTTGGGGTACAGAACAACCAGCAGGCGGAGAGCTACGTGGAGAATATGTTCAGAGCTTTCGATAAGAATGGG GATAACACCATTGACTTCCTAGAATATGTGGCTGCCTTGAATCTTGTTTTGCGAGGAAAGTTGGAACACAAACTAAAATGGACCTTCAAAGTATATGATAAAGACGGGAATGGTTGCATAGACAAAAATGAGCTTTTAGAAATAGTTGAG GCTATTTACAAACTAAAGCAAATATGCCAGCCTGAAGATGGAACAGAGGCCCCCCATCTCACTCCAGATGAAGTTGTCGACAGGATATTTCAATTAGTGGATGAAAATGGAGATG GGCAGTTGTCTCTGGATGAATTCATGGATGGAGCACGGAGAGACAAATGGGTGATGAAGATGTTACATATGGATATGAATCCAGGAGGATGGATTGTTGCACAAAGGAAAAATTCACTGTTTTAA